DNA from Daucus carota subsp. sativus chromosome 1, DH1 v3.0, whole genome shotgun sequence:
TATTGGGTTTTCTTGTTAATTTATTTGTCCTAACATCTGgatttggataattttaatgCATATACACTGGGAAAAATGATCACATGTATGCAGATAATGCAATATATAAGCTTATCTGACCTGAATATTTTTTTACGAGAAGTCCTGTTATGATCACAAATGCAGCTCCATCATCTGCAGCAGCCAAACCATTCTGAAACCCGTTGGCTTTCTCTTCCCACAATGTCACAATCATGTCTTTGTTGCTGCACGAGAATAAATTTTGATGTAATCTCCCTTAATATTCTAAGGACCCATTTGATGCAGTTTCCGGGTCTCCATAACCTCTGTGGAGTTGCATGGAGTGTATTTAGGTGTTTGTAAATTAATGTTACACAGTCAGTGGCAAATAGTTCATACCTATGAGGTTCTTAGTGTTCCAAAGAAGCCAAGGAACGTCTTCGAACTTTGTGAGTTCAAATTTGAATAATGGGATGCGTTCAGTTTCCTCCTTGGGTATCACTTTTGTATTGTGATCAAAACTTAAGGCGATCTCAGAATTGACGATTCTGTATCCTGTTGAGTTGGGGACAACTCTGAATTGAGAGTAGTCTTGTTTCTGGTTGTTCCAGACTGTCAGCATAATCTGGGATTGCTGCATTAGGCCCAGATGTTATCATTAGGAATCAAGAAAACCAACCTATGCGCATAATAAGGTTTTCAAATACAAGTTTGTAAGTTACCTCTTCATCAATGAAAACAACTTTGGTGTTCAGCTTTTCTTGTCAACGGTGAATGATTCCCATATGCGTGTTACACGAACATGAAGGAGAACGTCTTTCTTATTCAGGCTGAGAGAAGAAATGAGTGCTGATTGAGGAGCCATGAGTTGGTAGATAAAAAGCTGTGATGCTAGAGTTGAGGTTTTATAGCAAGGTGAGTTCCTGCAGTAATGGGCCTTCTTCAGGTTAGAATACCAGCAGCCGGCTTTTGAATACCATACTGTCAGTTAACCAAATTTATTAGGCCAACAATTTTTGCGTATATAAATCATCCATGtagttttcttttatttctaAGCGCgggattaattttttattttgttctgaTTGTCTTGTGTAGTTGTGTAGGTAATAAATGTTTTGATCGAAGTTACAACAAAaactatattaatttttgattgtattaataatttataaagaaaaatatattaatgaaattcATTTTGAAACCTACTAAAGCCtaagtaaattataaatatgttttgTTCTCACTTAATTTTAAGTAGAAGGAGTATTCCAATATTCATTGTGGATGTCCTCCAGACAAGATAGGtgcattatataaaaattgtaaacacaaaattaataacgtttataaataatattgggAATATATAAGTAACAGCACATAGTAGCACAATATTTTTGCGCCTAGATTAGAAAAACGATGAGGAAGAAACGAAGTACACATTGCAAACAAGAAAATCTCAGGTCCTTATCATTTGCAGCAAAAGTCTGAAGATTTTAAAGAAGCCAAAATTAATGTATTTTGTAAGATCGATCGAAAACCATTCTGGAATCCAGTATTCTTGTCGAGCTGAGCTAAAAAGTGTCTTGGCTTCCGCTTTCCAACCAGTTTTTCTGCCTCAACAATGGCAGTGATTATGATTTCCTCTGTGCTGTTTGTGCCACTATAAACCGGGGCTTCTACCTCAAACGTGCACAAGGCATCTTTAATGCGGTTGATTCTATTCTGGAAAGTCGCTCCATGCTTGGCCTAGGACATTTGTAccaaatttttttgttaaattgcaGGAGGTCATgtgttaattttatatgtaaGGTTGAACAGTTTGGAACTTTGGAGTACCGCATGGTTGGCAGAGCAATCTGTTATCAACTCGAGCATAGTCAGACCAGCTATTTGCTCCAAGTCATGTGCCTTCAATACTAATCTAGCATTTGTGGTAGAGTCAGCCACCAAAATCACCCTTCTCGACCTGTAACAATTTTGAGTGTTAAAAGTAGCCAAGAAGCAAGCCGAAATTCATGTATACATATTTTGGGTTGCCATGAGATCGAGATGTATATATTACCGTTTGTTGATTGGAACAAATGAGACATTACAACCAGCACAACGATATACCTTCTCCGATGTCTGAAGTCCCATTTCTCATGTAATAATATATCCACAATAGTAACTTTGCAGAAGAATGCTTGTTTCCTGAAAAGCTATTGAAGATGCATGCCAAAACACCATAATAATGAAGATAATGTGGTGAATGTGATAGGAAGAATGAAGGAAGTCAACATTGCAGCAGACCTTTGGCTGGACCCATTTGTTTGGGTCTTGCATTTCTTGAAGATTCAGATATATCCTCTGTACCGAAATAGGATATAAGTTTTCATAAATTTCTGTTATTGGCTGTCGACACAAGAATTCTCCATATCTTAATGCCACTAAATCTCCAAGGAGGCCTAGTTGTTTATACGACAGGTCAAAATAtagttttgtggcctttgttgtCGACAAATAAACACGCCCTGTATGAGAGACAATTGCAGATAGCGGAATATGGATATCCGTTCACTAAACTATGTAGATGCTTGAAATTTATGGTAAATGTTATGCCTAACCTAATATCATGTAGACATTATGATACGGTGTATACAGATGCATTACCAGGCTGCGCAAGCAGATTGATGAGACTTACCTTTGCCACGCTTAACCATTAAGTTGGAAATAGCCAACACGACGTTCCTCCTGCGGTATATGTTGAAATTATAGTCAAATTGTAATGTTAATTTAGGCCCCAGAAGCGAAATGGTAACAATTTCACCGCTACATGAAAAGGTCCAATAATTTTAGCTATAAGTATAGTACTGGAAAGCTGTTTTTCAAATTAGACACAGATCAAAGTACAAGCAATAAGTTAACCATGAGTTGTATGTATAGTTTTTGGATGTCGTAGGCATTATGTCCCCAACATTGCAGATAATGCCACTCACATCTGCCAAAGACTCAGTGAAATATATGGAGAAGGTGACGTATATATAAAGCACTAACCAATCAAGGCTGAATCTTTTTCTAAATGTGTTGAAATAGTTGGCAGTGGGcagaattcaaatttatatctaGCAATATAACAAGCATCATAGCATGCACGAACTTTTGTCCGCTGACCAAAGAGCAACGCCTTCTTTGTATGGATCGGCTTCCATTTTGGGGGGCCTGTTGGGTTTGTGGAGTCAGATTCAGAATAGGATTTGGTTAGAAATATTTGGACTCAGAGTTAGATATTTCAAAGTTAGACTCCTATTTTGGTTAGGCCAATTTCTTCTCTTATAAATACTCCCATGTAATTGTAAAATCACAACACAACAAAATTGTGAgagatcaataaaattagtgTGGCTTGTGCACGTAAAATCTTTGTCTTGTGTGATTGtcgtttatttttctttatcttGTTTATTCGCTTTTGGATTTTGCTTTCGTTGTTGAATACTCAACAGGGCCAGCAACAACCTTAAAATTGCTTATGTAGTAAATCATCCCCTCATCCATTTGGCCTAGGGAAGGAGTTTTTGTTGGTGATTGGGTAAGTGCAAGACTCTGTTTATCCTGTTCATATGaacaaaaatcatatatatgtacAGATGTGAAATCTAAAACGAACTGAATTGGTAAACAACCGGATTGATTACCTCTTCATCAAGGAGTATAAAATAGGTAGCCAGTTCATCTGGCGCTCGGTAAGATACATCATCCCACACTCGAATGATGCGTACCCTTATGATCTCTTCATGAAAACCGAAGTTGAGGTTAGGGACGAGAGCGACGTCGGGCATGAAATAGTAGTTTTTCTTTGCGGTCATGGTTTTCTGTTTTCCTAGGAGTGCACGAAGGTGATTAGTTGAAAGAAAATAGGTTATATGTAATAAATAATAACAGATGCTTAATGACACATTATGGAAGCCTTTACGAGCGCCCAAATAATCATGAACTCCTCAAAGCTGAAAAGTCAGGTAAACaatgatgatataattttgataaaaatcattattattatttagttgtCTATATGTCATTATGTCCCCTTCTATCACAAAGCTGATTGAAAAGTTGAAGCGCAGGCATCGTAGTAGCGTCGATATTATATGACAATGAGACGGAATACAAAATgattctaaaaaataataaatgttcAGGATCTTGTGCTGATAaggaaaaataaaatgatttttaaaaatagtaaatgtTTAAGCTGTTGTGCTGGTAAAGATAGCGAGAGAGATATTATTAGcaaaaaattgataatacaatataatatttatggaCAAAATTAACCAACCAAAGCCTTCTTAAGATTGTAATTTGGTACAGAACTTTGATAGCCCTATGAGGGAGGCTAGGAAGCTAGTTAGCTTCTAATAGCGGCCCCTGATAGTAAGTGGTGCCTCCAACGCCCCTTGTTGACACCTAGCATGCATGTCGCCGCTGCCTTGTGTAGTCTAAGTCCTGTAGCGCCGCTTTGTTCCACCTGTGCTTGGCTGCTACAGGTAAGTGGCGCTTTGGTGATGGGTCTAAGTGGCAGTTGGCCTTGGAGCAGCGCCTGGTTATATGCTAGTGGCGCCTCTGCCGTTGTATGATACCTACTGCACCAAAGCTAGGAGTTGCGCAAATGATACCTGGATTTATAAATCACATGTGCTAGTTTTATGAATTATGTCAATGAGTTTTGGAAAATCGCTCCAAGGAATGAAGGCAACCTTAAAACATACATGAAAAATGGTTTCCAGATGGCATTTGAGTAAATCTTTTGATGGCGAAGAACTCTTGCCATTTAGCGTGAGGCATCTAATCCAGCCTCCAATCCACTAAGTCTCAGGTGTTCTTATAAGACTTCATCACTACGTCTTCTGATGGCCTTTGCTACCTCATCAggataaatattactccctccgtcccattttaactgcttttttagaatttgattgTTGTCCCAAAATATGTGACTttctcttgttttcatacactaTTTGGTAGGTGAATTTCAATTTTGCCCCTCATTAAATGCAGCTTATATTTTCAATGCAATACAAATGGTATTTTAGTTTGACTTTTATTAGGGGTAGCTAGGTAAAAGTATTTAAATAAACatcacaataaatgtaaaaattggtTCGTGTGCATTTCTCtaaaaaagcagttaaaatgggacagagggagtatagagTAATGCTAGGCGTACAGAAATCATTACAGAAATTTGCACCGAATGAGCTGGAATCCACTAGCGCTCTTCATTTTTAATGTTATAATCTATCCTTGTGTACCGGTGGCTCTTCTCAGTTTTCAGTtcctattattttatttacaagCTTTGCACCTCAATTTagaattttatcatataaaatataaaataaaaacaaacacacaataaaattatttatttcatatgaaataatatataaaaaaagacgAAACAATatgtaaattatcttttaaactttaatattattttttatgacttgtcttttataaatatagtagaaaattaaatattatttcatatgatatacattaaatataatttatattttttactatattttattatatacatattcaaagtcataaaaaagttatattttatgtatatcataaaaagtttaatatttttttatctatagCCTCTTTGGAGGGCTCTAACTATGCATGGTTCACTTGTATTATTTCTCttaatatcatttatatataaaatgttataaagtttcaattatttttcaactatattttatgcaGATATTGTTtctttataatataatgatagatgataaattatttcccaacaattttttttatctggATATTATATCTTTATAATATGGTGATAGATAATAGAAAATCAATCTTGTCCTTCAAATGTATACCTTAAAGTATATGatttgattgttaaaatctttaAAGAATCATTAATGATAATCAACCCCGTACATGACCAAAGTTGGTAaactctaaataaaaatatggagTAGATAGTGACTTTCTGACACACATATATCTGGTATTTCTTTTGCAACTTGAATAAAATGGATGTTTCCTCCATAAAAggcaaaattttcaagaaattctgaGGATTTGAGTAAGATaagaaacatatataatatggcTGCTTAGAGTTCTGACTTTCATCTTGTATCATCAATATTTCTTCAGCAAGTAACAGAAACAGAGAAATATTTTTCTTCAGTGTACAGAGAGATGAATAGCTCAAAGACTTTCGCTTGGTTTGTTATTACGAGCACAACACCATATAATCTCTCAATTTAGAGTCAGAAACATGCattataatgatatataattaagtaACATAAATAATACAAATGACTGGCATGATGGTAGTCTATAGAGCTGTTTGGAGAAAATATTGATGAAGACTAACTGAAGCGCAAAGTACTACCTGGCATTACACTTGGAGTAAGTGATGTATAATCCCATGTTCCATTGGCTCACTGACTTTTTTTGGTGATGCTTTATAAGGTAATGAAATAATAGAATTCGTGAAAACCAAGTATGCAAAGGCCTTAAATGTCTGCCAAGTAACATCATAAGTCAATGAGAAACATGATAAATGTATGAACTCATTTAAAGAATAAAGTAACAAGAAGTCTAGATTTTGTGAGCGGAGACTCGTCTACAGGTGCATGTTACAATTTACAGTATGTTGTAAGCCTCTAGTTAAAGGCGCCTGAGTCTTGCTACCCCAGCTCTCTAAACTCTCAAAGACATGAAGTATAGAGGTTAAAAAGATCATGTGCAGCCTAGTGCAATCCAACAGACTAACTGAGATCATCGGGCTCAATATGCATATATAGCAACAACAGAATAGCTTCCCTAAGCAGAATTTTAGCGCAACCCATGTTTTGAATTATTTAGGAAAGTGTTTACGAGGAGGAATATAAAGAAGTATGGAACATCATAAACAAACACGCAGAGGCGGAACCGACAAAAAGTATCTCAGAGCCAGCCTGTAAAATCATAAACTGTAAGGTAGATCAGCACAATTAGAAAGGCAAGTCCCAGCATCAGCTGAACCTGCTCTTGTAGGTTGTTAGGGCCTAATATAACATAACCATTCTGTGCTACACAACAACATGCATATTGCAATTTGCAACTGACCAAGAAAGAAAATGAtagtatataaaaaatacaCATAAGGAACATAAATGTTCTTACATCTCTATGCTATTGCAAGCACACATAAATTAAACACTTACCTTAGATACACTTGCATGTCCCATAATTGTTGTAACTACAAGCTGGAGATACTCCTTATACGCATTGATATTTGAGGGAAAAAACAGACTTATATGTATAAGAAAATTGCGAGGATGGTTCTCAAGAgatatataataatgttattaaCTTAACTATATCGGAATAAATTCTGTTAAAACCTAGTCAGCATTTTCTATGAAGATAGACAAAGTAAAAAATGAAAGCTGAAGTCAATTTCCATATATTGAAGAACAATATTTACCATAATTTGCAGCACATATCCCAATAAGCAACTGTGCATTGTTACATGTGGCGACGACAAAACAATAAAGGTATGAATGAACTGAGGTTAATACTGTTTTTCGAGCCTGATAAttgatttcattaaaaaaatctttATGTAATAGGTGTGGGATGCTGTATCTGGGCGAAGAGAATTTATATTTGAGGGTCACGAAGCTCTTGTTCATTCTGTATGCCCTCAgtttaaagaaaatatacaGGTAATACATTAAAGTTTTGCTCtttgctttgcctataaattcAGATAAAATTTAAGCTGACTTCTCTTATGGGGGAAAGAGGAGGTGGAATAGGGGAGAGgggtttttttgataaaaaccgGGCTCTGTGTATTTCCTATCAGCTTTTTGCAGGTTTGTTATCTTATTTTCTTTCTCCTTGTCGCATTTTGCAGTTTATCTTCTCCACTGCAATTGATGGAAAAATTAAAGCATGGCTATATGATTGTTTGGGGTCCAGAGTGGATTATGATGCCCCTGGACACTGGTGCAAGCAACATAAAGAATCAAACATTTCATCCGAGTTTTTGACCGCCTCTCTGCCTTACAGAAGCAGACCCTGGATGCGTTTAAGGTATTTAAAACACCATTTATGAGCCATGGCGCAGCTGATGACCCCCATTTTTaccctttttttaaatttctgaaCTAAGACCAAGCACGCCTGTCTTATAGCAAACATCCAGGAATAAATTATAAGTATATCAGGGagcaaataaatttataatagagCAGCTAACAGTAGTTGATTTTCGTTGTGTCCTGTAATATGCAGCTTTCATGAGGTGTAAACTGTCCAGATAATCATCAGGAGCAGCCTATGATTTGAACTTATCCTGAAAACACCAACTACCAATGTTATTATGTGCTAATGCGATATGGACCAGAAGCCATCTTTACTGACACAGCCTCTGACATAGGTGGCGAGCAAAGCAAATCTATCTGGAAAATATTACAATTCATCAAGAAGCAGTGAATGGCTAAGTATGAGTTGGGTCGATGGGAACAATGTCGTTGAATATTTCATGGTAGACCACATTTTTTGTATAACCAGCATACTTGTCATCTTCATTAACACAAAGAATTCTGAGCCCAGTGGGCGAGGTGACTCTTGATATCGCCACGTAGATTTGACCATGGCTGAATGCAGGGTCAGGCAGAAATAGGCCAACGTGCTTCATTGTCTGCCCTTGGCTCTTATTAATGGTCATGGCATAACAACCACCAATTGGGAATTGCTTTCTTTTCAGAGTAAAGGGGAGTGTTTTGTCAGCGGGGGTCATGCATATCCTGGGGATGTATGTCTTCTCGCCGATTTTATTTCCTGTTATAATTAGAGCCTCTAGGAGAAATTTATAGCTTCGTGTGACAATCAGCCTGGTCCCATTGCACAATCCTTTTTTTGGGTTAAGATTTCGCAGAATCATTATGGGGGTCCCTACTTTAAGTTGAAGCTCATGGTTAGGGACTCCGCTGAATTTCAAGGAATTTAAGTATTCAGGAGGATAAAGGATATCGTCAAAGGCATTACCGGAAGAACCTTTACAAATGCTATCAGAGCTTTTATAGACCGCAGGTGTGTCTGGTAACCTGCTTAGTACCTCGCGGTTAATCTTGTCCACATATTCGTTTAAAGGTGTAAGTATGGCTCGCTCACGCAAGTAGTCAATGCTGCTATGTCTCTCTTCTCGGCCACCATAGATTTCATTAACAATTGCCTTGATTGGGTCTCCAGAATAGGATACCTGCAACTGCAGAATTGAAACTGTATAAGTAAGAGGTGATTGCCATGATTccatgtaaatgatggttttttgTAGAGTATGCATGTTGGAGCAGTAAATATGAAATTGCCCATCTTTGTTCCAAACTGGAATTTAGCGCAAGTGGTTCATTTTTCATGAGATATGTGCAGTTTACATCgacaaattatttaataaaagaaaaggctGGTACCTTGCCTCCTAATCCTTATACCCCCAAACTGTCACGCATAGGCATTCATTAATTTGCAAATTATAGGCAGGTAAATTTATAAATTGCAAGACATATGCAACCGCCATGCGACTCATGGTAATTAATTACATTGTATTATGAATAAGAGATTGAGGAGGGGCACATAAGATACCTCTTTTGGGATCTTGATACATGAGGAGTCACCATTGCCTGCAAGGTCGTACGTTTGCTGCACCCCATTACCAATGTCCAAGATCCAATCTCTGAAATCCATCACTTTTCCATCTAATGTTATGGGCGGTATATTTCTCTGAACGCGCATGTTTTCCACCAATGTGAAAACCTTACATTCCTGCCATAAATAAGACTTGCTTATGCTCGCGGCAACAATCCCTTCACGACCTTCTTTCAGAACCACCGGGAGCACCTGCCTAAAGTCTCCACCAAGTACCACAGTGAGACCACCGAAAGGCAAGTCCTTAGCATTGGGATTCACAATTTCCCGGACATTACGAAAAGTCCTATCGACAGCCTCGAAAATAAAACGGTGTGTCATTGGGGCCTCATCCCATATGACAAGGCTAGCTTTGCATATCAACTCAGCAAGATGAGTATTCTTTCTAATTTCACATGTGCTGGACTCATTTATGTCTATTGGAATCCTAAATCGGGAATGTGCTGTTCTTCCACCCTCAATAAGCAATGATGCGATGCCTGAGGTAGCAACTGCTAGAACTATATGGCCCTCACTCCTGAGCTTACATATTATGGTTGACCACAAGAAAGTCTTTCTAGTGCCACCATGCCCATAAACAAAATAGAAACCACCTGAACATGAATTGACAGACTGCACAACTTTCTCAAATATTAAATGTTGCATGCTGTTTAGGCGTCCAATGCGCTCTGTTGCATCTATTTTCAAAGCCTGACAGTCATACATCATTTCTTCTAGCACAAGCTGGTTGCTAAACTTATATGTTGTTCCCTTATCAATTTCTGGGAGTCCAGGGAAGTCTGCCAATGACTTTCCATGCTGATTGAGCAAGTTGTTAATCGCCTCAAGTGCAAGTGTCTGTTTGTCAAGATCAGAAAGCATAAGTGTCGGCAAATGCAAAAGTTTTCTTTGGTTGTATTCAACATCATCGGCTAAGTCACTCCAGTGCCTATCCCACAGGGATGATGGGTTGCTCACTTCACAGAATAACAACATAGTGACAAATAACTCCCTGAGTTGCGGCGCAGTAGCATAACTGGATGCATCATCAAGGGCAACATGCCATTCATTGTCAGATTCCAGCAGACCTCTATGGAAGCAGGCCTCCCTGTATGTCGGGTAAATAATTCCATCAACAGTTCTAATGGCCTCAAAAGTGGTGGCACCAGCCACAAGATTCAGCAGGAGCCGCATATAGAATCTCTGACCACTGGCTGGGTGCGCATACACCATGCGCCCAACGACATTATCATTTTGCCTACGACGAGCCCAAAATTTACCGGCATTGTCCCAACGATACCTTGTAGGATATCAGGAAAAGGTTAAGTCACGTCCTGATTCATCCCGGCGGTTATTTAACAACCATTGAATAAACATTGTCGCATCTGGCTTGTACCTACCTAGAACCTGCGGCAGGCTCTCATCATCGCGGAATCTAACCTTTTGCTCATCCTCAAGGTGGAAAAAAAGCCGCTGCACAAATGGTTGTCTATAGTGTATAGGGAATTCAAATATCCTCCAACAAGACTCGGCTGAAGATACATATCTGCATGAGAGATAATTTTTGACCTCGTCTAATTGAACCTGTTGGGCTGCGGGCGCCGTCACATCTAGTCCTTGAGAGCTCCCATTTGAAGGCTCTATCACCACAGTGGCTTTATCAGGGCCCTTGCCTATATACTTGAAGAGATACTTAATTGATTGTGATCGGTTACACCGTTCCACATTAATGTGTGCCTGATATTTGACAAGCAGGCCACGGTTGTAAGGCACCACATGCCTGCATAGCACAAAGAAAAATAGGAAACAACCACCAAGATTATTAATATGCCCACATATATATTCAGCTAGATGTGCCGTAAATCATATAATTccttataaataatttgaaaaggcACTGTTGTTGGCACGATAGTAAGGTTTGTGCTTGTAATTTTGATGACATGTATGTGCTATCATTAATTTGTCACCTACCTGTATCTAGATTTAAATTTTTCACTGACAACTAATTTACACACATAGCAGTTTATTAGATTTCCTATTTATCAGAAATAATGAATATGTACATGTAACCTATGTTTTTTTAATGGCTATGGATCACTTTCTTTAATATTGCTAACATTGTAGATATTGCACAAGGGCACGATCACGTGGTTGATAAAGAGGAGCAAATATATGCTACAAATCTTTTTAGGCAACTTGAATTTACCTATTATCCAGGTGGATATTGTTACATTCCACTGTCCGTCCCAAATCCCTTCTCCTATATAGAGCATAGCCATCTGAATCCATAGTAGTGTTGCTTGCATAAGGCCTGGGGTAATATTTCATGCATTTGCCATTAAACATACATGGACAGCTGGGATTGGCTTCTCCACATAGGCCGTGCATCATGAGCTGAGCAACGACTTCATAGCCAATAGGATCAACCTCTTTATCCGGAATTTCAGCGCTGATGACGAGATCGATCTCATCGGAAGAGAGTAGTTTGTCACCGTCAGCCAGCCATAGGACAATATGAGCATGGGGTAGGCCGCGCTTCTGGAATTCAATGGTGTATACAGCTGTATATATGACATAAAAATGTATCAGCCATGAATGAAAGAGGCATAAGACAAAACCTgtgtgaaaaaaattgtaatagCAATCCAGAAGAATACATGTGAATTGGGAGACATTATTAATTCCACCCTTAACAGAAGCACACCAAGCAAACATTTTTCCTGGAGCTTTTGTGTGTTGTGTTTGAGGAGTCTTAATGAGACGGTTAATTAGTA
Protein-coding regions in this window:
- the LOC135150784 gene encoding uncharacterized protein LOC135150784 translates to MGLQTSEKVYRCAGCNVSFVPINKRSRRVILVADSTTNARLVLKAHDLEQIAGLTMLELITDCSANHAAKHGATFQNRINRIKDALCTFEVEAPVYSGTNSTEEIIITAIVEAEKLVGKRKPRHFLAQLDKNTGFQNGFRSILQNTLILASLKSSDFCCK